A genomic window from Triticum urartu cultivar G1812 chromosome 7, Tu2.1, whole genome shotgun sequence includes:
- the LOC125522261 gene encoding protein GLUTAMINE DUMPER 6-like — protein sequence MRPIREGEALVGVAGAPAAAGHGAHPAFWRTPTPYLFLGFTLMMGLIAVALLVLVCTRRKPSGSSRRGSAAEEASARGMVPLDREPKVVVIMAGDDLPSFLASARPFAFPDAIEPPRQADAV from the coding sequence ATGAGGCCGATCAGAGAAGGCGAGGCGCTGGTGGGAGTCgccggggctccggcggcggccgGCCACGGCGCGCACCCGGCGTTCTGGAGGACGCCGACGCCGTACCTCTTCTTGGGCTTCACGCTCATGATGGGGCTCATCGCCGTGGCGCTGCTCGTGCTCGTCTGCACGCGCCGCAAGCCGTCGGGCTCGTCGCGGCGGGGGAGCGCCGCCGAGGAGGCGTCGGCGCGCGGGATGGTGCCGCTCGACAGGGAGCCCAAGGTCGTCGTCATCATGGCCGGCGACGACTTGCCGTCCTTCCTCGCCAGCGCCAGGCCGTTCGCGTTCCCTGATGCCATCGAGCCGCCACGCCAGGCGGACGCGGTCTAA